A stretch of Methanobrevibacter sp. YE315 DNA encodes these proteins:
- the dph5 gene encoding diphthine synthase, with protein sequence MFYLVGLGLFDEKDISLKGLECLKNVDKIYAEFFTSRLFGSSFDAIEELIGQKIEVLVRNEVEEESKFIDEAKTSDVALITGGDPLIATTHSDFLVQCSKKGIDYEVIHGSSILSSAPAISGLQGYKFGKVTTIPFPDYNFYPKSPYEAIEENLKMDMHTLVLLDIQAHKDRYMTVNQGLEYLMNIHDTLEREGLISEDTLAMGIARVGSKDVCVKAGKIKELLGFDFGGPLHCIVIPSKLHIVEAEYLVEIAGADSSILDDV encoded by the coding sequence ATGTTTTATTTAGTGGGTTTGGGATTATTTGATGAGAAAGACATATCCCTTAAAGGATTGGAATGTTTAAAAAACGTTGATAAGATTTATGCTGAATTTTTCACTTCAAGGTTGTTCGGTTCAAGTTTCGATGCTATCGAAGAACTGATTGGACAAAAAATTGAGGTTCTGGTTAGAAATGAAGTGGAAGAAGAAAGCAAGTTTATCGATGAGGCTAAAACTTCTGATGTTGCTTTGATTACTGGTGGAGATCCTTTAATTGCAACCACCCATAGTGATTTTCTAGTTCAATGTTCTAAAAAAGGAATAGATTATGAAGTTATTCACGGATCATCAATATTGTCTTCAGCGCCTGCCATTTCCGGTCTTCAAGGCTATAAATTCGGTAAGGTAACTACAATTCCCTTCCCAGATTATAACTTTTATCCAAAATCTCCTTATGAAGCGATTGAAGAGAACTTGAAGATGGACATGCATACTCTTGTTTTGCTTGATATTCAAGCTCATAAAGACCGGTACATGACTGTTAATCAGGGATTGGAATATTTGATGAATATACATGATACCTTGGAGCGTGAAGGGTTGATTAGTGAAGATACATTGGCTATGGGCATTGCACGTGTAGGTTCAAAAGATGTCTGTGTAAAAGCAGGTAAAATCAAAGAATTGCTTGGTTTTGATTTTGGAGGGCCCCTACATTGTATTGTAATTCCATCCAAACTTCACATTGTTGAAGCGGAGTATCTTGTAGAAATCGCTGGTGCAGACTCAAGCATTCTTGATGATGTTTAA